One region of Ornithinibacter aureus genomic DNA includes:
- the atpD gene encoding F0F1 ATP synthase subunit beta, which translates to MTATLSERSEAHAAGGVGRISRIIGPVVDVEFPVDAMPEQYNLLTSQVEIGGETKNLNLEVAQHIGDNMVRAISLQPTDGLVRGTPVQDTGGPISVPVGNETLGKVFNTTGEVMNLAEGETFTATERWGIHRSAPSFDQLESKTQMFETGIKVIDLLTPYVQGGKIGLFGGAGVGKTVLIQEMIARVARDHGGVSVFAGVGERTREGNDLMVEMEEAGVLGQTALVFGQMDEPPGTRLRVALSALTMAEYFRDVQGQDVLLFIDNIFRFTQAGSEVSTLLGRMPSAVGYQPTLADEMGTLQERITSTRGHSITSMQAIYVPADDYTDPAPATTFAHLDATTELSREIASLGIYPAVDPLTSTSRILDRRYIAEDHYTTALRVKGILQRNKELQDIIAILGIDELSEEDKILVNRARRLQRFLSQNTYVAKQFTGIEGSTVPLADTIEAFTKICDGDYDHVGEQAFFMCGGLDDVERQWAEIQKNL; encoded by the coding sequence ATGACTGCAACCCTCAGCGAGCGCAGCGAGGCCCACGCCGCCGGCGGTGTCGGGCGTATCTCGCGCATCATCGGCCCCGTCGTCGACGTGGAGTTCCCGGTCGACGCCATGCCCGAGCAGTACAACCTGCTCACCAGCCAGGTCGAGATCGGCGGCGAGACCAAGAACCTCAACCTCGAGGTCGCGCAGCACATCGGCGACAACATGGTGCGCGCCATCTCCCTTCAGCCCACCGACGGTCTCGTGCGCGGCACCCCCGTGCAGGACACCGGCGGCCCCATCTCGGTGCCCGTGGGCAACGAGACCCTGGGCAAGGTCTTCAACACCACCGGTGAGGTGATGAACCTGGCCGAGGGCGAGACCTTCACCGCGACCGAGCGCTGGGGCATCCACCGCAGCGCGCCGTCGTTCGACCAGCTGGAGTCCAAGACCCAGATGTTCGAGACCGGCATCAAGGTCATCGACCTGCTCACCCCCTACGTGCAGGGTGGCAAGATCGGCCTGTTCGGTGGTGCCGGTGTCGGCAAGACGGTGCTCATCCAGGAGATGATCGCCCGTGTCGCCCGCGACCACGGTGGTGTGTCGGTGTTCGCCGGTGTCGGCGAGCGCACCCGTGAGGGCAACGACCTCATGGTCGAGATGGAGGAGGCCGGCGTCCTCGGGCAGACGGCCCTCGTCTTCGGCCAGATGGACGAGCCGCCGGGCACGCGTCTTCGCGTGGCCCTGTCCGCGCTGACGATGGCGGAGTACTTCCGCGACGTCCAGGGCCAGGACGTGCTGCTGTTCATCGACAACATCTTCCGCTTCACCCAGGCGGGTTCCGAGGTCTCCACGCTGCTGGGCCGGATGCCGTCGGCCGTGGGTTACCAGCCCACCCTCGCCGACGAGATGGGCACCCTCCAGGAGCGCATCACCTCCACGCGTGGTCACTCGATCACCTCGATGCAGGCGATCTACGTGCCGGCCGATGACTACACCGACCCGGCCCCGGCCACGACGTTCGCGCACCTCGACGCGACGACCGAGCTCTCGCGTGAGATCGCCTCGCTGGGTATCTACCCGGCCGTGGACCCGCTCACCTCGACGAGCCGCATCCTCGACCGTCGCTACATCGCGGAGGACCACTACACCACCGCACTTCGCGTCAAGGGGATCCTGCAGCGCAACAAGGAGCTCCAGGACATCATCGCGATCCTCGGTATCGACGAGCTCTCCGAAGAGGACAAGATCCTCGTCAACCGTGCCCGTCGTCTCCAGCGCTTCCTGTCGCAGAACACCTACGTCGCCAAGCAGTTCACCGGCATCGAGGGTTCGACGGTGCCGCTGGCCGACACCATCGAGGCGTTCACGAAGATCTGTGACGGCGACTACGACCACGTCGGTGAGCAGGCGTTCTTCATGTGTGGTGGCCTCGACGACGTCGAGCGCCAGTGGGCCGAGATCCAGAAGAACCTCTGA
- a CDS encoding F0F1 ATP synthase subunit gamma produces MGAQIREYRQRIRAVSSTKKITRAMELMAASRVVKAQQAVRESSPYARALTRAVSAVATFSNEDHPLTSEKDDVKRAAVVIMTSDRGLAGAYSSSAIKESERLIASLRDEGKEVVPYLLGRKAIAFYKFRHREFAAEWSGASERPSFETAREVGERLVADFTTPTEEGGIDEVHVVFTRFVSMVTQEPEVIRLLPLEVVEGEEAPAADDLLPLYTFEPGAEKVLDALLPKYVNARLFNCMLQAAASELAARQRAMKSATDNAEELIKKYTRLANQARQAEITQEISEIVGGASALAESK; encoded by the coding sequence ATGGGAGCGCAGATCCGGGAGTACCGGCAGCGCATCCGAGCCGTCAGCTCGACCAAGAAGATCACCCGGGCGATGGAGCTCATGGCTGCCTCGCGCGTGGTCAAGGCCCAGCAGGCCGTGCGTGAGTCCAGCCCGTACGCGCGGGCCCTCACCCGGGCGGTCTCCGCAGTGGCGACGTTCTCCAACGAGGACCACCCGCTGACCTCGGAGAAGGACGACGTCAAGCGTGCGGCGGTGGTCATCATGACCTCCGACCGCGGCCTGGCAGGTGCCTACAGCTCGTCGGCGATCAAGGAGAGCGAGCGGCTCATCGCGTCGCTGCGTGACGAGGGCAAGGAGGTCGTCCCCTACCTGCTCGGTCGCAAGGCGATCGCCTTCTACAAGTTCCGCCACCGCGAGTTCGCCGCGGAGTGGAGCGGCGCCTCGGAGCGCCCGAGCTTCGAGACGGCCCGCGAGGTCGGCGAGCGTCTCGTCGCCGACTTCACCACCCCGACCGAGGAGGGCGGCATCGACGAGGTGCACGTCGTCTTCACCCGGTTCGTCTCCATGGTCACCCAGGAGCCCGAGGTCATCCGGTTGCTCCCGCTCGAGGTCGTCGAGGGTGAGGAGGCGCCGGCAGCGGATGACCTGCTGCCGCTCTACACCTTCGAGCCCGGGGCCGAGAAGGTGCTCGACGCACTGCTGCCCAAGTACGTCAACGCGCGTCTGTTCAACTGCATGCTCCAGGCCGCCGCGTCCGAGCTCGCCGCCCGCCAGCGGGCGATGAAGTCGGCGACGGACAACGCCGAGGAGCTCATCAAGAAGTACACCCGGCTGGCCAACCAGGCCCGTCAGGCCGAGATCACCCAAGAGATCAGCGAAATCGTCGGCGGCGCCAGTGCCCTGGCCGAGAGCAAGTGA
- the atpA gene encoding F0F1 ATP synthase subunit alpha, giving the protein MTELSIRPDEIRDALDSYVRSYEPGAAAREEVGRVTDAGDGIAHVEGLPSAMTNELLQFEDGTLGLALNLDVHEIGVVILGEFSAIEEGQEVKRTGEVLSVPVGDAFLGRVVNPLGAPIDGLGEIASEERRALELQAPNVVQRKSVHEPLQTGLKAVDAMTPIGRGQRQLIIGDRQTGKTTVAVDTIINQKEFWDSGDPTKQVRCIYVAIGQKGSTIAAVRGTLEEAGAMEYTTIVAAPASDSAGFKYLAPYTGSAIGQHWMYQGKHVLIVFDDLSKQAEAYRSVSLLLRRPPGREAYPGDVFYLHSRLLERCAKLSDDLGAGSMTGLPIIETKAGDVSAYIPTNVISITDGQIYLQSDLFNSNVRPAIDVGVSVSRVGGAAQIKAMKSVAGRLKLDLAQYRALEAFAMFASDLDPASRAQLAKGARLVELLKQRQASPYPVEEQVVSIWMGTTGKLDSIAVDDVRRFEADFLDHLRRSRVELLDAIRETGKFEEETEQALDSEIENFKAKLFQASGADGIQAGNEAEDEAAARAQESEQEKIVKQRR; this is encoded by the coding sequence ATGACGGAGCTCTCGATCCGTCCGGACGAGATCCGGGACGCCCTGGACAGCTACGTCCGGTCCTACGAGCCCGGCGCAGCCGCGCGCGAAGAGGTCGGTCGCGTGACCGACGCCGGCGACGGCATCGCGCACGTCGAGGGCCTGCCCTCGGCGATGACCAACGAGCTCCTCCAGTTCGAGGACGGCACGCTGGGCCTGGCGCTCAACCTCGACGTCCACGAGATCGGCGTCGTCATCCTCGGTGAGTTCTCCGCGATCGAGGAGGGCCAGGAGGTCAAGCGGACCGGCGAGGTGCTCTCCGTGCCCGTCGGCGACGCGTTCCTCGGCCGCGTCGTCAACCCGCTCGGTGCGCCGATCGACGGCCTCGGCGAGATCGCCAGCGAGGAGCGCCGGGCGCTCGAGCTCCAGGCGCCCAACGTCGTGCAGCGCAAGTCGGTGCACGAGCCGCTGCAGACCGGCCTGAAGGCCGTCGACGCCATGACGCCGATCGGCCGTGGCCAGCGCCAGCTCATCATCGGTGACCGCCAGACCGGCAAGACCACGGTCGCGGTCGACACGATCATCAACCAGAAGGAGTTCTGGGACAGCGGCGACCCGACGAAGCAGGTGCGCTGCATCTACGTCGCCATCGGCCAGAAGGGCTCCACGATCGCCGCCGTCCGCGGCACGCTCGAGGAGGCGGGCGCGATGGAGTACACCACCATCGTCGCCGCTCCGGCCTCCGACTCCGCGGGCTTCAAGTACCTCGCCCCGTACACCGGCTCGGCCATCGGCCAGCACTGGATGTACCAGGGCAAGCACGTCCTCATCGTCTTCGACGACCTGTCCAAGCAGGCCGAGGCCTACCGCTCCGTGTCGCTGCTGCTGCGCCGCCCGCCGGGCCGCGAGGCCTACCCGGGTGACGTCTTCTACCTGCACAGCCGGCTCCTCGAGCGCTGCGCCAAGCTTTCCGACGACCTCGGCGCCGGCTCGATGACCGGCCTGCCGATCATCGAGACCAAGGCTGGTGACGTGTCGGCCTACATCCCGACCAACGTCATCTCCATCACCGACGGCCAGATCTACCTCCAGTCGGACCTGTTCAACTCCAACGTCCGCCCGGCGATCGACGTGGGTGTCTCGGTGTCGCGAGTCGGTGGTGCCGCGCAGATCAAGGCCATGAAGTCGGTGGCCGGTCGCCTCAAGCTCGACCTCGCCCAGTACCGCGCGCTCGAGGCGTTCGCCATGTTCGCCTCCGACCTCGACCCGGCTTCGCGTGCGCAGCTCGCGAAGGGTGCTCGCCTCGTCGAGCTGCTCAAGCAGCGTCAGGCCTCGCCGTACCCGGTCGAGGAGCAGGTCGTCTCGATCTGGATGGGCACGACCGGCAAGCTCGACAGCATCGCCGTCGACGACGTCCGCCGCTTCGAGGCCGACTTCCTCGACCACCTGCGTCGCAGCCGCGTCGAGCTGCTCGACGCGATCCGCGAGACGGGCAAGTTCGAGGAGGAGACCGAGCAGGCGCTCGACTCCGAGATCGAGAACTTCAAGGCCAAGCTCTTCCAGGCCTCGGGTGCCGACGGCATCCAGGCCGGGAACGAGGCCGAGGACGAGGCAGCTGCCCGGGCCCAGGAGTCCGAGCAGGAGAAGATCGTCAAGCAGCGCCGCTGA
- a CDS encoding F0F1 ATP synthase subunit delta, translating to MRGSSRGSATAVQAALDAVLAQGSSWAPLADELFAVTAVVDGNASLRRALADPSRGTAEKQGLARAVFGGKVGETTTNLVAEVAGQRWSAERDLTDTLESLAVQCLLATAERAGHIDRVEDELFRFERIVAGDPALRDTLSSRNTDGNGKAALVRGLLEGKAAPETVRLAEQAVRAPRGRRLDRTMEAYLALASTRRDELTALVTAATPLTEQQGARLRSALEAHYGKAVSLQVVLDPTVMGGIRVQVGDDVVDGTVLRRLDEARRHVTGG from the coding sequence ATGCGCGGCTCGTCGCGAGGTTCGGCCACTGCGGTGCAGGCGGCGCTCGACGCCGTGCTGGCGCAGGGGTCGTCCTGGGCGCCGCTCGCGGATGAGCTCTTCGCCGTGACCGCGGTCGTCGACGGCAACGCGTCGCTGCGTCGGGCCCTTGCGGACCCCTCGCGCGGCACCGCCGAGAAGCAGGGCCTGGCCCGTGCGGTCTTCGGAGGCAAGGTCGGTGAGACCACCACCAACCTGGTCGCCGAGGTCGCAGGGCAGCGCTGGTCCGCCGAGCGTGACCTCACGGACACACTCGAGTCACTGGCCGTGCAGTGCCTCCTGGCCACGGCCGAGCGGGCCGGTCACATCGACCGGGTCGAGGACGAGCTCTTCCGCTTCGAGCGGATCGTCGCCGGCGACCCCGCTCTGCGCGACACGCTCTCCAGCCGCAACACCGACGGCAACGGCAAGGCCGCCCTTGTGCGGGGTCTGCTCGAAGGCAAGGCGGCGCCCGAGACGGTCCGCCTCGCGGAGCAGGCGGTGCGCGCCCCCCGCGGACGCCGTCTGGACCGCACCATGGAGGCCTACCTCGCGTTGGCCTCGACCCGCCGTGACGAGCTCACCGCGCTCGTCACCGCGGCGACGCCCCTCACCGAGCAGCAGGGTGCCCGGCTGCGCAGCGCCCTCGAGGCGCACTACGGCAAGGCCGTCAGCCTCCAGGTCGTCCTCGACCCCACCGTCATGGGCGGCATCCGGGTCCAGGTCGGCGACGACGTCGTCGATGGCACCGTCCTGCGGCGCCTCGACGAAGCCCGCCGCCACGTGACCGGCGGCTGA
- a CDS encoding F0F1 ATP synthase subunit B, with the protein MVLASVKASEGVGWPAALPLLPHPAEIIIGLIAFAILYRIFSKSVVPKMEAMYAERAAAIEGGMQEAEQAQAEAQAALEKYNAQLAEARTEANEIRESAREQGASIVAEMRAQAQAEAARISESAKRQVEAERQQAVVQLRQEVGTLSTTLAGKIVGESLEDEVRQKGIVDRFLADLEAGDIVPEKVAPAGQDA; encoded by the coding sequence GTGGTTCTCGCATCCGTGAAGGCATCCGAGGGTGTCGGCTGGCCGGCAGCACTTCCGCTGCTGCCGCACCCCGCCGAGATCATCATCGGACTCATCGCCTTCGCCATCCTCTACCGGATCTTCTCCAAGAGCGTCGTGCCGAAGATGGAGGCGATGTACGCCGAGCGTGCCGCAGCCATCGAGGGCGGCATGCAGGAGGCCGAGCAGGCGCAGGCCGAGGCTCAGGCTGCCCTGGAGAAGTACAACGCCCAGCTCGCCGAGGCCCGCACCGAAGCCAACGAGATCCGCGAGTCCGCTCGTGAGCAGGGCGCGTCGATCGTCGCGGAGATGCGTGCCCAGGCCCAGGCCGAGGCTGCCCGCATCTCCGAGTCGGCCAAGCGTCAGGTCGAGGCCGAGCGCCAGCAGGCCGTGGTCCAGCTGCGCCAGGAGGTCGGCACGCTGTCGACGACCCTGGCCGGCAAGATCGTCGGCGAGTCCCTCGAGGACGAGGTGCGCCAGAAGGGCATCGTCGACCGGTTCCTCGCGGACCTCGAGGCCGGCGACATCGTCCCCGAGAAGGTTGCCCCGGCGGGGCAGGACGCCTGA